A window of the Oceanithermus desulfurans genome harbors these coding sequences:
- a CDS encoding S1 RNA-binding domain-containing protein — MKYEAGSIVEGRVTRVMDFGAFVELPGGESGLVHISEIAHEFVKNVRDFLNEGDIVEVFVLGRDDKGRLDLSIKELMEKPVDPPKPRRLPRQAPEFEHKLKSFMRGSDSGGDAGGGKKRGRGRKKR; from the coding sequence ATGAAGTACGAAGCAGGCAGCATCGTGGAAGGCCGCGTTACGCGGGTCATGGACTTCGGCGCCTTTGTGGAGCTTCCCGGAGGCGAATCGGGACTCGTGCACATCTCCGAGATCGCGCACGAGTTCGTCAAGAACGTGCGCGATTTCCTGAACGAGGGCGACATCGTCGAGGTCTTCGTCCTCGGACGCGACGACAAGGGGCGGCTCGACCTCTCCATCAAGGAGCTCATGGAGAAGCCCGTCGATCCCCCCAAGCCCCGGAGGCTGCCGCGGCAGGCCCCCGAGTTCGAGCACAAGCTCAAGAGTTTCATGCGCGGCTCCGACTCCGGGGGGGACGCCGGAGGCGGCAAGAAGCGAGGCCGCGGCCGCAAGAAGCGCTAA